One Halichondria panicea chromosome 6, odHalPani1.1, whole genome shotgun sequence genomic window carries:
- the LOC135336791 gene encoding autotransporter adhesin BpaC-like, with product MKYIIVALTLLVAMVLLIEGKPQTMKSEEGESAFTRSKRSDNDEKSAAESTEPGKSSPSQSTADNSVLGSNSSSLSANEENTADNTTSESDKSSLSANKDSRADNTVSGSNSSSLSANEENTADNTASESDKSSLSANEDSRADNTASESDSSSLSVNEENTADNTISGSNSSSLSANEENTADSTISESDKSLLSANEDRADNTASESDKSSLSASEESTADNTASGSYSSSLSASEESTADNTASESDKSSLSANEESTADNTASESDKSSLSASEESTADNTASGSYSSSLSANEENTADNTAPESDKPSLSANEENTADNTASESDKSSLSANEESTADNTASESDKSLLSANEENTADNTASGSASSSQTASEESTADSTDSMDES from the coding sequence ATGAAATATATCATTGTTGCTCTAACTCTTCTGGTCGCCATGGTTCTCTTAATTGAGGGCAAACCTCAAACAATGAAATCGGAGGAAGGTGAATCTGCTTTTACACGAAGCAAGCGATCAGATAATGACGAAAAGAGTGCAGCTGAGAGCACCGAACCAGGAAAATCTTCACCATCGCAGAGTACGGCTGACAACAGTGTTTTGGGGAGTAACTCGTCTTCGCTATCAGCAAACGAAGAAAATACAGCTGACAACACTACTTCAGAGAGTGACAAGTCTTCGCTATCAGCGAACAAAGATAGTAGAGCTGACAACACTGTTTCGGGGAGTAACTCGTCTTCGCTATCAGCAAACGAAGAAAATACAGCTGACAACACTGCTTCAGAGAGTGACAAGTCTTCGCTATCAGCGAACGAAGATAGTAGAGCTGACAACACTGCTTCAGAGAGTGACTCGTCTTCGCTATCAGTAAACGAAGAAAATACAGCTGACAACACTATTTCGGGGAGTAACTCATCTTCGCTATCAGCGAACGAAGAGAATACAGCTGACAGCACTATTTCAGAGAGTGACAAGTCTTTGCTATCAGCGAACGAAGATAGAGCTGACAACACTGCTTCAGAGAGTGACAAGTCTTCGCTATCAGCGAGTGAAGAGAGTACAGCTGACAACACTGCTTCGGGGAGTTACTCGTCATCACTATCAGCGAGTGAAGAGAGTACAGCTGACAACACTGCTTCAGAGAGTGACAAATCTTCGCTATCAGCGAACGAAGAGAGTACAGCTGACAATACTGCTTCAGAGAGTGACAAATCTTCGCTATCAGCGAGTGAAGAGAGTACAGCTGACAACACTGCTTCGGGGAGTTACTCGTCATCACTATCAGCGAACGAAGAGAATACAGCTGACAACACTGCTCCGGAGAGTGACAAGCCTTCGCTATCAGCAAACGAAGAGAATACAGCTGACAACACTGCTTCAGAGAGTGACAAGTCTTCGCTATCAGCGAACGAAGAGAGTACAGCTGACAACACTGCTTCGGAGAGTGACAAGTCTTTGCTATCAGCAAACGAAGAGAATACAGCTGACAATACTGCTTCGGGGAGTGCCTCGTCATCACAAACAGCGAGCGAAGAGAGTACAGCTGACAGCACTGATTCAATGGATGAATCTTGA